CATtaaacccaagaagacttgaggctgtaatcactgccaaaggtgcttcaacaaagtaaaggttctgaatacttatgtaaacaccaattcattattttatttttttataaatttgctttgtcattatggggtagtgtgtagattgatgaggggaaagaacaatttaaatgttttagaaaaaggttgtaacataacaaaatgtggaaaaattcaaggggtctgaatactttccaaatgcattgtaaACGCAACACTTTAAaataaaaagatcccagaaatgtccataaaaagcttatttctcaattgtgtgcacaaatttgttttcaTCCCCAttattgagcatttctcatttccaagataatccatccacctgacaggtgtggcatatcaataagatgattaaacagcatgatcattgcaccttgtgctggggacaaaagccCACAAAAATAGTCAGTtatcacaatgccacagatgtctcaagttgaggggcaatgcaattggcatgctgactgcaggaatgtacaccatttgccagagaattgaatgttcatttctctaccataagctgcctcaaatgttgttttagagaatttggcagtacgtccaatcagcctcacaaccgcagaccacgtgtaaccacgccagctcaggacctctACATCCATTTTCCTCACCTGCGGGACAGTCAGACAAGCCACCCAGACAGCttatgaaactgtgggtttgcaaaacctaagaatttctgcacaaatgtcagaaacagtctcagggaCGCGCGTCTgcatgctcatcgtcctcaccagggtcttgaaccGACTTTAGtggacaaatgctcaccttcgatggccactggcacacttgAGAAGTGTGCTCGTCATGGATTAATTACtacttcaactgtactgggcagatggcagacagcgtataGAGCGCGTgtgtgacatcagcaaaccgctggccatgttgtgaacagagtgccccatggtggcggtggggctatggtacgggcaggcataagcttTGAATgcagataccatgacgagatcccgtggcccattgttgtgccattaatccaccgccatcacctcatgtttcagcatgataatgcccggCTCCATGTtggaaggatctgtacacaattcctggaagctgaaaatgtcccaattcttccgtggtctgcatactcaccagatatgtcacccattgagcctgtttgggaagctctggatcaacatgtacagcagtgtgttccagtttatgccaatatccagcaacgtCACAATCATTGTGGGACAACATTCATAGGTCACAAACAGTCTGATCAACAGACTCAtgttttcccagtcatgtgaaatccataaaagatcaaatttatttaaattgactgatttccttaattAAACTAACTCagtcttagaaattgttgcatgtatcTTTGTTCAGAGTAGTATTTTAATTCTCAGCCAGTACCGTATATTCCTAGCGGTACAAATAATAGTATTCAAAGGTAAACTCCCTCTGGTGGCCATGTAATGAAGTACACAAGCAATTAGTGGTGGTGGGGTGCCATGAGAGTAAAACTACTCTTCAAAGACAGTTGAaaaacagaaaacatttgaccccTCTAGAACAGACATGGATGAATTTGaaatgaacaaaaaaataaactgaTGATATATTTCTCATGTTTATTTATTAGTTGGAATCTTGTTCTAGGGTTGTATTAACAATTGTTTAATATTGAAATGACTTTGTAATTTCAAAAATGTAAGACCAGTACTGTACAAATGACATTTGATAAAACTCCAGTCAAAAAAAACATATTGAACACTGTGCTACTATAAGATGACGATCATATGGTATTGGatttcatatacacacacatttatagaGTTAACAAAGCAGCAACACATTGCAGAACTGAAAGTAGGTAAATAGTTTCAAAACAGAAGACCAAATATGTGTTTACATGTGCAATGTTCAAATGAACAGGTAAAAAATTGGAGTTAGATTAAAACCTAGTCATCAAGCCAAGGAATGTTTCTTTAAAATGGCACTAATTAAAATGATTACTGAGTTTAGTGACTTTGGAAGGTAGTGCTTGGAAGAAAACACACTGTACAGCAAACATCTAACAAAATATGGATTTTTCACCTGGATCAGGATCCAATGTACTCTACATTTCTCTTAATTTAGAGAAGGATTTTATCCCTTTGTCTCAAAGCATCAAAAACTCCTTTTGCACCCTACACATTTGTTTTTGGCTAAAGGAGGCTTGTTGTCAATTATTTTTTACACATTGCTCCTCAAACCCTAATTAACTGACAAAGTTGTTTGGATCCCACTCAAACAACAATGTTAAGCATACCATGTTGAGCTGATGTGGTGGGATAGAGAACACAATACTAAGCCACTTTCAAGACACTACACAGGGGGGGGGTAAGACCTGGACCCTGTTTTTACTATTTTTTGTTTTAATACACCCTTCTTTCCTTGAGGACATCACTGTAGTGTAGATGGAAGCTTTGGTGTAAACATATTTTGACCTATCCACTCATTTCCAGACGAGCCTCAAGGTAGAAAAGAAAGATGTATGTCAGAGGTATTCAGACAAGGCCCAGGTTAACATTTAAGGCCACTAAAATAACAGTCTGATATCTTAAAATCCACATGGAATAATGAAACAGACTTTACCAGTGAACATAAGCCTAGCGGAGATCACCGTTTTCAGTAGAGCAGTTATGTAAGAATGTACCTGACACagtaactacagtgcattcggaaagtattcagacgccttcacTTTTTCAACATTGTTACTTTAAAGCCCTATTCTAAAAACGGATtcatagtcccccccccccctcatcaagctacacaatgccccataatgacaaagcaacaggTTTTGAATTGTaaatattatatttacataagtattcagaccctttactcagtcccTTGTTGAAGCGCCTtctgcagcgattacagcctcgagacttcttgggtatgacgctacaaggttggcacctgtatttggagagtttatcccattcttctctgcatatcctctcaagctctgttaggttggggAGTGTCgttgcacagttattttcaggtctcgccagagatgttcgatcgggttcaagtccaggccactcctgcgttgttttggctgtgagattagggtcgttgtcctgacgGAAGGTGAAcctcaccccagtctgaggttctgagcacgCGTTAATCAAGGAtatatctgtactttgctccgttcagctttccctcgatcctggctagtctcccagtccctgctgctgaaaacctctccacagcatgatgctgccaccaccatgcttcaccctagggatggtgccaggtttcctccagacgtgacgcttggcattcaggccaaagagttcaatcttggtttcatcagaccagataaccttgtttctcatggtctgagagtcctttagcaaactccaagcaggtgGTCATGTGaactttactgaggagtgacttccgctTGGCTACTCTACCAgaaaggcctggttggtggattgctgcagagatggttgtccttctggaaggttcacccatctccagagacactctggagctctgtcagagtgaccatcggattctcagtcacctccctgaccaaggcccttctcccccgattgtccagtttggctgggcagccagctctaggaagagtcttggtggtttccaaacttcttccatttaagaacaatggaggccactgttcttggggaccttcaatgctgcaaatctgtgcctcgacacaatcctgtctcgagctctacggacaattccttcaacctcgcggcttggtttttgcactgacaactgtgggaccttatatagacgggtgtgtgcctttcaaatcatatccaatcaattgaatttaccacaggtggactccaatcaagttgtataaacatcaaggatgatcaatggaaacaggttgcaccagagctcaatttggggtctcatagcaaagggtctgaacacttatgtagataaggtatttattttgtataaatgtgcaaatatttctaaaaacctgttttcacagtcattatggggtattgtgtagattgatgaggaaaaaattgaatataatccattttagaataaggctgtaacaaaaaacCACTTTcctgtggaaaaagggaaggggtctgacacTAGTCTGACAGTCCatataaaaaaaggaaaaaaaagagaAAGCACTCCACCACCAATGTAGAAAGCCCTTTTTTCACAGCAGTCTACAcccatctctgtagagacctgcaGACAAAGGCAAACTAATGTTTTAGCAGTTTCCCATTTCTACATGAATAGGCACCTCATGTACAAGGTTGAACTTGAACACATGCCTCTCCCCGTAACTATTTTTATTTCATAATCGAGCCATTCAGaggtttatacactgctcaaaaaaataaagggaacacttaaacaacacaatgtaactccaagtcaatcacacttctgtgaaatcaaactgtccacttaggaagcaacactgattgacaataaatttcacatgctgttgtgcaaatggaatagacaaaaggtggaaattataggcaattagcaagacacccccaataaaggaatggttctgcaggtggtgaccacagaccacttctcattcctatgcttcctggctgatgttttggtcacttttgagtgctggcggtgctttcactctagtggtagcatgagacggagtctacaacccacacaagtggctcaggtagtgcagttcatccaggatggcacatcaatgcgagctgtggcaaaaaggtttgctgtgtctgtcagcgtagtgtccagagcatggaggcgctaccaggagacaggccagtacatcaggagacatggaggaggccgtaggagggcaacaacccagcagcaggaccgctacctccgcctttgtgcaaggaggtgcactgccagagccctacaaaatgacctccagcaggccacaaatgtgcatgtgtctgctcaaacggtcagaaacagactccatgggggtggtatgagggcccgacgtccacaggtgggggttgtgcttacagcccaacaccgtgcaggacgtttggcatttgccagagaacaccaagattggcaaattcgccactggcgccctgtgctcttcacagatgaaagcaggttcacactgagtacatgagcacatgtgacagacatgacagagtctggagacgccgtggagaacgttctgctgcctgcaacatcctccagcatgaccggtttggcggtgggtcagtcatggtgtggggtggcatttctttgtggcgccgcacagccctccatgtgctcgccagaggtagcctgactgccattaggtaccgagatgagatcctcagaccccttgtgagaccatatgctgacacatgcacatttgtggcctgctggaggtcattttgcagggctctggcagtgcacctccttgcacaaaggcggaggtagcggtcctgctgctgggttgttgccctcctacggcctcctccacgtctcctgatgtactggcctgtctcctggtagcgcctccatgctctggacactacgctgacagacacagcaaacctttttgccacagctcgcattgatgtgccatcctggatgaactgcactacctgagccacttgtgtgggttgtagactccgtctcatgctaccactagagtgaaagcaccgccagcactcaaaagtgaccaaaacatcagccaggaagcataggaatgagaagtggtctgtggtcaccacctgcagaaccattcctttattgggggtgtcttgctaattgcctataatttccaccttttgtctattccatttgcacaacagcatgtgaaatttattgtcaatcagtgttgcttcctaagtggacagtttgatttcacagaagtgtgattgacttggagttacattgtgttgtttaagtgttccctttatttttttgagcagtgtatattcaatCCATGCGTAAACAGGCAAGATCATTTAATGACTTTCATTTTAAATATTTAGATTGTATATTAGTGATTGAAATAGAACTAACGGGAAACACATGTTACATAGTGGTCACTGAGTCAGGAGACAATCTGCTGTCTAATACACTACATCTGCAGAGACACCCACACGTCTAACAGTAGCAGAACAGAAATCAACCATACCTAGTCCTAGAAATAAAATATACACTGATATGATCGTGTAGAAGTCCTAAGACTAGAGTTTAGCATATCTACATCGTGTTCGCGGTGGAGCTTAAATTTAGGATTGCATTCATGCGTAATTTCAAAATGTGGAGTTTCATAGCAAGATGACCCATCAACATGCTAACTGACCTAAACTGCTCACTGTTTAGTAGTACAACTTTTTACTGCTTTGAAATGAGACAACTAACATTTCTAGTCAACTGGGGAAATTAATGAGGGAAATTAATGAGGTTGTTTGATTGCGACGCCTCCAAAAGGCCCATTTAAGATTGTAATGGAACCTAAATCTATTTTCTTGCATAATGGCTTTGTTCCAGCTATGTTGCTGGGAACAAGGTCTTTGTAACAACAAACAGATTCTACATTTTCTGCAATTATCCAATTTGAATACAGAGACTGGTATCGTCAGGGACAGTTGTCCATGCAGAACACGTGGAATCTGTAGTTGCTAGAGGGCTGTTTCATGGCCATGCTAGGTATAAAGAATACATCTACACAAACGGGCACAAGTGATTTCATCACACTACAGCCACAAAACATCAGTTAATGAATCAACCAAGTTCCACTGCAGCACTGTACATATGGTCATACTGAACAGTCTGACATTGGCTTGTAGACAGGTGAATGACAGCGTGTCACACATCTGGATCAGAAGTTGGAATATGGGGATATTGAATGGATATGAGTGTGTATGTAGTGCATGTGCAAGTGTGGCAGAAGAGCAGATCCAGAAAGGCCAGAAGAGGGGGCTTTCTCACAAACCATACATGGGGAGTAAGAGATGTAGCTGAAGTGTACTTCCATCTTAATGACCAGAGGCAATTTTGAAGAGTCTccaatgagggggggggggggggggtgtcatgCAGCATAGACCACCTTCCCAGGCCACAGGCCCCTGGAACCAGGCAGCCATCTGGAGGTAGGAAGAGGGGACTGAGGGTTTGGAGGAGAAGCTCTTAGAAGATCTGGATCATGGACTCCCGAGATTTTCCGACTCCAATCCATTTCACTGCGGGTGAAAAGGAGTTATTGAAAAGCTTTACCAATATGACCTCTACAAATGGACATTTCACCACAGCTGCATCAACTGGACATGAAGGTGTTAAGGAGAGGGGAGGGTTCTTACCGGGCACACCGAGGTGCTCCTCAATGTAGAGGACATATTTCTGGGCGTTCTCTGGCAGCTCATCGAACGTTCTGACGGCAGAGGTGTCACTGTTCCAACCTGGCAGGGTGGCATACTGAACGTCAACACTTTGTAAGACTTCCTGGTTGGCTGGGGATAGGTGGGGACAATGTCAGGCCATTGGCTACCACAAACATCTTAAGATCAGACTTGGTGGCAGCTGAGCGGGGtattggcaggtagcctagcggttagagcgttgggccggtaaccgaaaggttactagttcaaatacccgagctgacaaggtgaaaatcagTCTATgcgctcttgagcaaggcacttaaccctaatttgttcCAGGAGCACCATATATtaagcaagttgaggagactaaactgcttggattaACACTGGATTGTAAacagtcatggtcaaaacatattgatacaacagtagctaagatgggaagAGGCATGTCCATAATAAATGCACAGCTCTGccttaacactatcaacaaggcaggtcctacatgctagaggtcgaccgattaatcgtaaTGGCCGAttaacttgaaatcagccctaatctttcataacaatcggaaatcggtcatTTGACGccttttttttacacctttatttaactaggcaagtcagttaagaacacattcttattttcaatgacggcctaggaacggtgggttaactgtcttgttcaggagcagaatgacagatttttaccttgtcagctcagggattcaatcttgcaaccttacggttaactagtccaacgctctaaccacctgcctcatgaggagcccgcctgttatgcgaatgcagtaagaagccaaggtaagttgctagctagcattaaacttctcataaaaaacaatcaatcataatcactagttatatcatcaaccatgtgtagttattaCTATTTATCtagcgttgcatataatcgatgcaatgcgcattcacgaaaaaggactgtcgttgctccaacgtgtacctaaccataaacatcaatgcctttcttaaaatcaatacacagaaatatatatttttaaacttgcatatttagctaaaagaaatccaggttagcaggcaatattaatcaggtgaaattgtgtcacttctcttgcgttccttgcacgcagagtcagggtatatgaaACAGTTTGGGCAAcatggctcattgcgaactaatttgccagaattttacgtaattatgacataacattgaaggttgtgcaatgtaacaggagtatttagactgatggatgccacctgttagataaaatacctaacggttccgtatttcactgaaagaataattGTTTTGTTTTCCGGAAACTAATCCGGaaactaatccggaaactatcatattaatgacctaaggctcgtatttctgtgttatgttataattaagtctacgatttgatagagcagtctgactgagcgatggtgggcaccagcagactcgtaagcattcattcaaacagcaatttcgtgcgttttgccagcagctctgctgtttttgaattcaagcctatcaactcccgagattaggctggtgtaaccgatgtgaaatggctagctagttagcggggtgcgcgctaatagcgtttcaaacgtcactcgctctgagacttggagtagttgttccccttgcgctgcttcgagggtggtttttgtcgatgtgttcctggttcgagcccaggtagcagcgaggagagggatggaagctatactgttacactggcaatactaaagtgcctataagaacatccaatagtcaaaggtatatgaaatacaaatcgtatagagagaaatagtcctataattcctataataactacaacctaaaacttcttacctgggaatattgaagactcatgttaaaaggaaccaccagctttcatatgttctgagcaaggaatttaaacgttagctttcttacatggcacatattgcacttttactttcttctccaacactttgtttttgcattatttaaaccaaattgaacatgtttcattatttatttgaggctaaattgattttattgatgtattatattaagttaaaataagtgttcattcagtattgttgtaattgtcattacaaagaaagaaataatatatatatatatatatattttttttaaatcgtccaattaatcggtatcggcttttttgggtcctccaataatcggtatcggcgttgaaaaatcataatcagtcgacctctactaCATGCCCTAGTtgtgtcgcacctggactactgttcagtcatgtggtcaggtgccacaaagagggactaaggaaaattacaattggctcagaacagggcagcacggctagcccttggatgtacatagagctaacaataatatgcatgtcaatctctcctggctcaaagtggaagagagattgacttcatcactacttgtttttgagagaggtattgacatgtcgAAAGCACCGAGGTGTccgtttaaactactagcacacagcgcCGACACccagcataccccacaagacatgccacccggagtctcttcacagtccccaagtccagaacagactatgggaggtgcacagtaatacatagagccatgactacatggaactctattccacatcagataactgatgcaagcagcATAATCAGATTGAAAAAAATGataatacaccttatggaacagcagggactatGAAGAGACACACGATAAGACacgcaatctacacacacacacacaaggtttgtagatgtgatagtagagtagtggcctgagagAACACAATCTGTTGTGAAATGTAATGTTATGTTTTGTgttaactgccttaatgttgctggaccctaggaagagtagctgctgatttggcaggaactaaatggggatcCTTATTAAATACaaatactactatggctgaccatgTAAAAcatatttcactgcacctatccggtgtatgtgacaataaaacatagtTTTTTGGGGGAATACTGCAATTAGGAATATAATCAGCTCCCTTATCTGGTTCACTTCATCCTCATTAACAAGGAGGAGCCTACCTGGAAAATGAGGTATATTTTCACCGTCCACAGAGTATGACACACCAACTTTGATCTCAGGGAGCACATCCAAGATGTCTAGTTTGGTGAGAGCTAAGCTGAACGGGAGGACAACAGAACATTTGGAGGTTAGCATGCATGTTACCAACACCCAAATGCAGGATGTGTACAACGCTGATAAGGTCTATTCAAGTATACTGAAGTAAAAAGTAAGTAAGTAAAAAGCGGGAGGTGTGGTGATGGCCAGTACAGAGTTGAGGGAGGGGGAACTCACGCAGTGAAGCCGTTAATCATGTGGGCATATTTGATGAGCACGAGGTCCAGCCAACCGCATCTCCTTTTACGGCCCGTGGTCACACCCACTTCTTTCCCCCTCGTCTGCAGGAGCTCCCCAACGTCCTTCAAGAAGAAAAGACACTCAAGAATCACTTTAAGAAAGCTGACAACGTAAACCATGGCCATGTCAAGTTTTAAAATGTCACCATTCTCTGTCCTGTCCAGGTGAAGAAAATGGTAGTTCTGTTATTGTATGGATTATTTCACAAGCTCCACCAGAGGGAGCTGTTTAACCACCAACTATCGTTCCCAAAACTGTTTCGACACCCACAGTCGCATGCCTCTGCCTGTGATGTtcacagaatacacactggattTCAGAACTCTGATGACTCAATCAGCAACTATGCCAtcccccccgcacattgacactaGTCTACTCACACTGGATACAGAAAGCAGGAAACACAGCCATGTGAACCAATATGACTCTAGCCTGCAGCTGTCAAAGGCACTAAGGCCTGGCTTCCCTCAAGGTAGACAGGCTGACATTCTTACATTGAACTGCTCAGAGGGAAAGGCTCCGATGCCAACCCGGGTGGTGTAGGCCTTGACCACGCCGTACACCTCACCCACGTTCTGAGGTGGCATGCCTAGGCCCGTGCACACCCCGCCTACTGTGCAGTTAGACGAGGTCACGAAAGGGTACGTTCCTGAAATCAACATACCAAAAGGATAAACACCATCTTATTTCCTTCTCTGTCTTCCTCAGATAAAACAGACATGACAATGCATTGGTGCTGCAGTCAAGTTACAACAGATGATTATCATAGCACAATGACtgttaacatacagtaccagtctattttctacattgcagaatagtgaagacatcaacactttgaaataacacatgaaatcatgtggtaaccaaaaaaaaaaagtgttaaacaaatcgaaaatgtattttatatttgagattcttcaaagtagccacgcttttcaccttgacagctttgcacactcttggcatgcgctcaaccagcttcacctggaatgctttgccaacagtcttgaaggagttcccacatatgcggagcacttgttggctgcttttccttcacgctgtggtccaactcatcccaactgggttgaggtcgggtgattgtggaggccaggtcatcagatgcagcactccatcactcttcttggtcaaacagcccttacacagcctggaggtgttgggtcattgtcctgttgaaaaacaaacgatagtgggactaagtgcaaaccagatgggatggcgtatcgcctcagaatgctgtggtagccatgctggttaagtgtcccttgaattctaaataaatcccagacagtgtcaccagcaaagcacccccacaccgcctccatgcttcacggtgggaaccacacatgctaagatcatccgttcacctacttcgcatggcggttggaaccaaaactaaggatcggaccaaagaacagatttccaccagactaatgtccattgcacgtgtttcctggcccaagcaagtcttttcttcttattggtgtgtgtgctttagtagtggtttcttggcAGCAAtttaaccatgaaggcctgagtcgcacagtctcctctgaacagttgatgttgagatgtctgttactagaactctatgaagcatttatttgggctgcaatttctgaggctggtaactctaatgaacttattctctgcagcagaggtaactctgggtcttcctttcctgtggcggtcctcatgagccagtttcatcatagcgcttgatggtttttcttGAAATTATCCagaatgactgaccttcatgtcttaaattaatgatggactggCATTTccctttgattatttgagctgttcttgccataatatggacttggtctttcaccaaatagggacATCTtcagtataccacccctaccttgtcacaacacaactgattggatcaaatgcattaaggaaagaaattccaaattCACTTTTCACAAGGTACACGTGTTAATTGAAATCCATTCCAGCTGACTACCTTATGAaactagttgagagaatgccaagagtgtgcaaagctatcatcaaggcaaagggttgctatttgaagaatctcaaatatatttgatttgtttaaccttttttggttactacacgattccatgtgttatttcatagttgatgtcttcaacattattctacaatttagaaaatagtaaaaaataaaaacccttgaaggagtaggtgtgtctaaacttttgactggtactatagcTTGTAATACAAGTAAAGGAAACTAAATGCTTCAGTCTCAACATGACATGCAAACAATCTCCCTGTCAGGTGTGCTTAAACAGAGGTGGATTTTCTAGTCCAGGTTAATGGGCCTTTCAGATCAGAGGGGTTGAGAATTCCCCCCCATAAATGTCTGCACAGGTGCAAAAACAGTCTCCTTTATGCAAATAACATTAGCAAGGCCATATGATACCTCCTACTTTCACCTACTACCATTGTATCAAGGAAAAAGAAAATGGTGACCGTCAGTACATAGCAACCCTCTCCTTCAGCAGTTGTGTTTATGGATG
This genomic stretch from Salvelinus namaycush isolate Seneca chromosome 4, SaNama_1.0, whole genome shotgun sequence harbors:
- the LOC120045747 gene encoding adenylosuccinate synthetase isozyme 2-like produces the protein MCGDLVQDYVEKLKHMVKDGVFYMYEALHGPPKKILVEGANAALLDIDFGTYPFVTSSNCTVGGVCTGLGMPPQNVGEVYGVVKAYTTRVGIGAFPSEQFNDVGELLQTRGKEVGVTTGRKRRCGWLDLVLIKYAHMINGFTALALTKLDILDVLPEIKVGVSYSVDGENIPHFPANQEVLQSVDVQYATLPGWNSDTSAVRTFDELPENAQKYVLYIEEHLGVPVKWIGVGKSRESMIQIF